The Lutibacter profundi genome includes a region encoding these proteins:
- a CDS encoding RelA/SpoT family protein, which yields MAYNLSSEEENKEIARRYKDLLKGAYQTFTSADKKEIRKAFDISLEAHSNQRRKTGEPYIFHPIAVAKIVAYEIGLDTTSIIAALLHDVVEDTEYTIEDIERLFGENVARIVNGLTKISHLKKDKNSSIQAENFRKMLLTLSDDVRVILIKIADRLHNMQTMDAMPADKQIKIASETLYIYAPLAHRLGLYNIKSELENLGLKYTEPEVYNDIAEKITQSTEEQNKYIESFSNIIKESLDKEGFKYYIKGRRKSIYSIRKKMLTQGVTYDEIYDKFAIRIIYQSTLKNEKFDAWKIYSIVTDNFIPNPSRLRDWISQPKSTGYESLHITVMGPKGKWVEVQIRSERMNEIAEKGYAAHYKYKNQNERDSGLDDWLNRIKESLENPDGNAIDFVEDFKLNLYAKEIFVFTPDGDLKALPKNATALDFAFAIHTQVGMHCRGAKINGKLKPISHQLKSGDQVEIITSKNQKPNIGWLDFVVTARARTRIKNILKEDQKKIAEEGKEVLTRKLRHLKIKLSEKVINELVSYFKLKTSLDLFYRMGNGSIDNNQLKDFISKRNNAFVSFFKNRIKRNPNKSATIDNEEIIDKYDSLVFGKEEEQLDYKTSPCCSPIPGDKVFGFITINDGIKIHKKDCPNAISLQSNYAYRIIKAKWIDSTKQEFKAILKIYGADHVGMVNEITQIISKNMNVNIHGLNISGHDGIFEGDITVSVQNQSQLQKLSDSIKKIEGIDTVKRIYKH from the coding sequence ATGGCATATAACTTAAGTTCAGAAGAAGAAAATAAGGAAATAGCGAGGAGATATAAAGATTTGCTAAAAGGAGCTTATCAAACTTTTACTAGTGCTGATAAAAAAGAGATCCGTAAAGCATTTGATATTTCTCTTGAAGCTCACAGTAACCAACGCAGAAAAACTGGTGAGCCTTATATATTTCACCCTATTGCTGTAGCCAAAATTGTTGCATACGAAATTGGTTTAGACACTACTTCAATTATTGCCGCATTATTACATGATGTTGTTGAAGATACTGAATATACCATTGAGGATATTGAACGTTTATTTGGTGAAAATGTTGCAAGAATTGTAAATGGATTAACCAAAATTTCTCACTTAAAGAAAGATAAAAACTCATCTATTCAAGCTGAGAATTTTAGGAAAATGCTATTGACTTTAAGTGATGATGTACGTGTTATTTTAATAAAAATTGCAGACAGGTTACACAATATGCAAACTATGGATGCAATGCCTGCTGATAAACAAATAAAAATAGCTTCAGAAACCCTGTATATTTACGCTCCTCTTGCGCATAGACTTGGGCTTTACAACATTAAATCTGAACTTGAAAACCTTGGACTAAAATATACTGAACCTGAAGTTTATAATGATATTGCCGAAAAAATTACACAAAGTACTGAAGAACAAAATAAGTACATTGAATCTTTTTCAAATATTATTAAAGAATCATTAGACAAAGAAGGCTTTAAATATTATATAAAAGGTAGAAGAAAGTCCATTTACTCTATTCGAAAAAAAATGCTTACGCAAGGAGTTACTTATGATGAAATTTACGACAAATTTGCGATTAGAATAATTTATCAATCAACATTAAAGAATGAAAAATTTGATGCTTGGAAAATTTATTCTATTGTAACCGATAATTTCATTCCTAACCCTAGTAGGTTAAGAGATTGGATTAGCCAGCCCAAGTCTACTGGTTATGAATCACTCCATATTACTGTTATGGGACCAAAAGGAAAATGGGTTGAGGTACAAATTCGATCGGAAAGAATGAATGAAATTGCAGAAAAGGGGTATGCTGCTCATTACAAATATAAAAATCAGAATGAACGGGATAGTGGTTTAGATGATTGGCTAAACAGAATTAAAGAAAGTCTTGAAAATCCTGATGGAAATGCTATTGATTTTGTTGAAGATTTCAAATTAAATTTGTATGCAAAAGAAATTTTTGTTTTTACACCTGATGGAGACTTAAAAGCACTGCCTAAAAATGCAACTGCGTTGGATTTTGCTTTTGCAATTCACACACAAGTTGGAATGCATTGTAGGGGTGCAAAAATTAATGGGAAATTAAAGCCAATTAGTCATCAATTAAAAAGTGGAGACCAAGTTGAAATTATAACATCCAAAAATCAAAAACCAAATATTGGTTGGTTAGATTTTGTTGTTACAGCTAGGGCTAGAACTCGTATAAAAAATATATTAAAAGAAGATCAGAAGAAAATTGCTGAAGAAGGTAAAGAAGTTTTAACTCGAAAACTTCGACATTTAAAAATTAAACTATCCGAAAAAGTTATAAACGAATTAGTAAGCTATTTTAAATTAAAAACAAGCTTAGATTTATTTTATAGAATGGGTAATGGTTCTATTGACAATAATCAACTTAAAGATTTTATTTCCAAACGTAACAATGCTTTTGTTAGTTTCTTTAAAAATAGGATAAAACGTAACCCTAATAAATCTGCAACTATTGATAATGAAGAAATTATTGACAAATATGACTCCTTAGTTTTTGGGAAAGAAGAAGAACAATTAGATTATAAAACATCTCCGTGCTGTAGCCCTATTCCTGGTGATAAAGTATTTGGATTTATTACCATAAACGATGGAATTAAAATACATAAAAAAGATTGTCCAAATGCTATAAGCTTGCAATCTAATTACGCCTATAGAATAATTAAGGCTAAATGGATTGACTCAACCAAACAAGAATTTAAAGCAATTTTGAAAATTTATGGAGCAGATCACGTAGGTATGGTCAACGAAATAACTCAAATTATCTCAAAAAACATGAATGTTAATATTCATGGATTAAATATTTCAGGTCATGATGGTATTTTTGAAGGTGATATAACAGTAAGTGTTCAAAATCAATCTCAACTTCAAAAATTAAGTGATAGCATAAAGAAAATTGAAGGAATTGATACTGTTAAAAGAATTTATAAACATTAA